A single genomic interval of Salinarchaeum sp. IM2453 harbors:
- a CDS encoding PIN domain-containing protein, whose protein sequence is MIYADTDFFIALVKDDDWLQERAETIARENAGEIYTSRRTLLELLMISDRFEFDRVEALSYALEIASVPEDERVLFQAADYMEQHGLTAFDAYHVAYANGDPIISSDKSFDDVTDDRISLEDTTSR, encoded by the coding sequence ATGATCTACGCTGACACGGATTTTTTCATCGCACTCGTAAAGGACGACGACTGGCTCCAAGAACGAGCAGAGACGATCGCAAGGGAAAACGCCGGCGAGATTTACACCTCGCGAAGGACACTGCTGGAGTTGCTGATGATCTCAGATCGATTCGAATTCGATAGGGTGGAGGCGCTCAGCTATGCCCTCGAAATCGCGTCTGTGCCCGAAGATGAAAGAGTTTTGTTTCAGGCAGCAGACTACATGGAGCAGCATGGTCTCACCGCCTTTGATGCCTATCACGTCGCCTACGCTAACGGTGATCCGATCATCTCATCCGATAAGTCGTTTGACGATGTTACTGATGACCGGATCTCGCTCGAAGATACCACATCGAGATAG
- a CDS encoding AbrB/MazE/SpoVT family DNA-binding domain-containing protein, translated as MSKTAEADGRGRIVIPHEIREKYGDRYRIVELNDRVELIPLKEDPIEGLRDAVGDAFEGKSIAEIKQEARNAARKDAIEEVAEPEH; from the coding sequence ATGAGCAAAACAGCCGAGGCTGACGGTCGTGGACGAATCGTCATACCACACGAGATCCGCGAAAAGTACGGAGATCGCTATCGCATCGTCGAACTCAACGATCGGGTTGAGTTGATCCCCCTGAAAGAAGATCCAATAGAAGGACTCCGTGACGCCGTTGGCGATGCCTTCGAAGGAAAATCTATCGCGGAGATTAAACAAGAAGCACGCAACGCTGCTCGTAAGGATGCCATCGAGGAAGTTGCTGAGCCGGAGCATTGA
- a CDS encoding DUF1102 domain-containing protein, with protein sequence MKRRKFLIGTGSATIGGATIVGSGAFTQVESHRVANVQVVDDENAYLGLSPGDSPNGDNYVEKDDNGHIEIDIDENPNSGEGVNSNSLTFFDSLINVCNQGKEGTALFIDATNLDTGDSEVVFYAGSGTSTDDTGITSITEAAGVDQFEPVELELGQCIDVGLLIDTGAGSSITNAETVNANQDELLVEGEIKIVADVEVDTGEATALLSNLDIDGQGSTATITTEQEFDVSVLVTNTGQRSSTFSITFNLSRNLDREEVKSSLFETGAGIEDPDVEEPSQNNTKIGFGRTAVDEAYNTLTAD encoded by the coding sequence ATGAAACGGCGCAAGTTCTTGATAGGTACAGGCAGTGCAACTATTGGTGGAGCTACAATTGTTGGTTCTGGAGCATTCACACAAGTTGAATCACACAGAGTAGCAAACGTTCAGGTCGTAGACGATGAGAACGCGTATCTTGGGCTCTCACCGGGCGACTCACCAAATGGAGATAATTATGTAGAGAAAGATGACAACGGACATATTGAAATCGATATCGATGAGAATCCAAACAGTGGGGAGGGAGTCAATTCAAACTCGTTAACGTTCTTTGATAGCCTGATCAACGTATGCAATCAAGGCAAAGAAGGTACTGCCTTATTCATTGATGCTACTAATCTCGATACTGGCGATAGTGAAGTTGTTTTCTATGCTGGATCGGGAACAAGCACAGATGACACTGGCATCACATCTATTACCGAGGCTGCAGGTGTTGATCAGTTTGAGCCTGTCGAACTTGAGTTAGGCCAGTGTATTGACGTTGGCCTGCTCATTGATACCGGCGCTGGTAGTTCTATCACAAACGCAGAAACAGTCAATGCTAACCAAGATGAGCTGCTGGTAGAGGGCGAAATTAAGATTGTTGCCGATGTTGAAGTTGACACAGGGGAAGCGACAGCTCTCCTTTCAAACTTAGATATCGACGGGCAAGGATCCACCGCGACCATCACCACCGAACAAGAGTTTGACGTTTCAGTGCTTGTTACAAACACAGGTCAGCGGTCAAGCACATTTTCCATCACATTTAATCTCTCAAGAAATCTGGACCGGGAAGAGGTCAAAAGCAGTCTCTTTGAGACAGGAGCAGGAATTGAGGACCCCGATGTCGAAGAACCAAGTCAAAACAACACAAAAATCGGGTTCGGACGGACCGCAGTTGATGAGGCATATAATACGCTAACAGCAGATTAA
- a CDS encoding S8 family serine peptidase: MSKEGERSSIGVSVERKLPDPIETQVTERMRLQVHTEPDSQDAAIAAIQNAGGKVLASYDTLVIADVPVANIREMAGSDAIRLVNEFVSPEPHGNPKPNIRHTDVDLKIQESSIPERNNLPQTEGREIIGADVLQEQGITGAGTTVAVLDVAPFNVDNEQYSEQVIATIGAEEGDSLFDFAYRQPGGHGDACADILSVIAPDAELILVDHRLLDGGVIEALDILETEFPEVDVVSYSVGFLPDFRIDGLDPISLRIAEFTENTNAVFVNSAGNSAAVEEAFLFDPELGPISLPQENGDAYDSKGDAVFNENNLLEFDANFTENLDFPTRLPVETFADVTSTAANGSTSNIGWIIVHWDAEPEIDDQVYEARVYQTPEADNPVETSRTANPWETIVVRSEWFEGETTVTMDVEEDTWVVKEVVGEADIAPTNEPNPRLSFPDGQRITIRNEAWDEHPLEFQDRNGETLLSQETEGRLETVDLIDWQQDNEEVAFTITSDLSAELASYVSTKDEGRIAGSAESAQALPIYVEVEEIDADENHHFDVWGQFDNVNIPTPFATDERTVGIPALSQDSSLLSVGAVQAVDLGDAEGQANTAFNLTSGELKSYSSQGPTQDGRRGIDLAGPSNVSTNARGAVDKIPLGALAFNGTSAAAPHIAGAASLLYQAASETLFTQETESELLSPGEADEVTATVGAEVITSPGEYVINVITNDDEIQGHLTVNE; this comes from the coding sequence ATGAGCAAAGAAGGCGAACGTTCTTCGATTGGTGTCTCAGTCGAGCGAAAGCTTCCTGACCCCATAGAAACCCAAGTCACCGAGCGGATGCGTTTGCAAGTACATACGGAGCCAGATTCACAGGATGCTGCAATTGCAGCCATTCAGAATGCTGGGGGAAAAGTGCTGGCTAGTTACGACACGCTGGTAATAGCAGACGTACCTGTAGCCAACATCAGAGAGATGGCGGGGTCAGATGCGATCCGGCTGGTAAACGAGTTTGTTTCTCCGGAACCACACGGTAATCCAAAGCCTAATATTAGGCATACAGATGTCGATCTCAAAATACAGGAAAGCAGCATACCAGAAAGAAATAATCTTCCCCAAACCGAAGGACGAGAAATTATCGGTGCAGATGTGCTTCAGGAACAAGGGATAACTGGGGCAGGAACGACAGTAGCAGTGCTTGATGTTGCTCCATTTAATGTTGACAATGAACAGTATTCTGAACAAGTCATCGCAACGATCGGGGCTGAAGAGGGGGACTCTCTTTTTGATTTTGCTTATCGACAACCTGGCGGACATGGAGACGCCTGTGCGGATATTCTTTCGGTGATTGCTCCCGATGCAGAGCTTATTCTTGTAGACCACAGGCTCCTAGATGGTGGAGTGATAGAAGCCTTGGATATCCTCGAAACTGAGTTCCCCGAGGTGGATGTAGTGAGCTATTCAGTTGGTTTTCTTCCAGATTTTCGCATTGATGGACTGGATCCAATTAGTCTTCGAATAGCTGAGTTCACAGAGAACACAAATGCCGTTTTCGTCAATTCTGCTGGCAACTCCGCTGCAGTAGAAGAGGCATTCTTGTTCGATCCCGAGTTGGGTCCGATTTCACTACCACAGGAGAATGGTGACGCATATGACTCAAAAGGGGATGCTGTGTTCAATGAAAATAATCTTCTGGAATTTGATGCTAATTTTACGGAGAACTTGGATTTCCCTACACGACTACCAGTCGAGACGTTTGCTGACGTGACATCAACCGCAGCTAATGGGTCAACAAGTAATATCGGCTGGATAATTGTTCACTGGGACGCGGAACCGGAAATTGACGATCAGGTATATGAAGCACGGGTATATCAAACTCCAGAAGCAGATAACCCAGTTGAGACTTCCCGAACTGCCAATCCCTGGGAAACAATTGTTGTCAGATCCGAGTGGTTCGAAGGTGAAACAACAGTCACCATGGATGTTGAGGAAGATACATGGGTCGTCAAGGAGGTTGTCGGAGAGGCAGATATTGCGCCAACAAATGAGCCCAATCCCAGGTTGAGTTTTCCAGACGGGCAGCGGATTACAATCAGAAACGAGGCGTGGGATGAACATCCACTTGAATTTCAGGATAGAAACGGAGAAACACTACTGAGTCAAGAAACGGAAGGTAGGCTCGAAACTGTTGATCTCATTGACTGGCAGCAAGACAATGAAGAGGTAGCGTTCACCATTACCAGTGACCTCTCAGCTGAGCTTGCTAGTTATGTCTCCACCAAGGACGAAGGAAGAATAGCCGGATCTGCAGAGTCTGCACAAGCACTTCCCATATATGTCGAAGTTGAAGAAATCGATGCTGATGAGAATCACCATTTCGATGTCTGGGGGCAGTTCGATAATGTCAATATTCCGACCCCATTTGCGACTGATGAGCGAACTGTAGGAATTCCGGCCCTGAGCCAGGACTCAAGTCTGCTATCAGTTGGTGCTGTTCAGGCGGTTGACTTAGGTGATGCTGAAGGACAGGCAAACACGGCTTTTAACCTGACAAGCGGCGAGTTGAAAAGCTATTCTTCACAGGGCCCCACACAAGATGGCCGACGTGGTATCGATCTAGCTGGCCCTTCAAATGTATCAACAAACGCACGTGGTGCTGTAGACAAAATCCCGCTTGGGGCTTTAGCCTTTAACGGGACTTCGGCTGCTGCCCCACACATTGCTGGGGCTGCTTCATTGCTATATCAGGCTGCCTCTGAGACACTCTTCACCCAGGAGACGGAAAGTGAGCTACTTTCTCCCGGTGAAGCTGATGAGGTAACTGCCACAGTTGGTGCAGAGGTAATAACAAGTCCAGGTGAGTATGTGATCAATGTAATCACTAACGACGATGAGATCCAGGGCCATTTGACAGTTAACGAGTAA